The proteins below are encoded in one region of Streptomyces marianii:
- a CDS encoding DUF6104 family protein: MYFTDRGIEELEKRRGEEEITFEWLAEQLRTFVDLNPDFEVPVERLATWLARLDDEDDEDDEE, from the coding sequence ATGTACTTCACCGACCGTGGCATCGAGGAGCTGGAGAAGCGGCGCGGCGAGGAGGAGATCACCTTCGAGTGGCTCGCCGAGCAGCTGCGCACGTTCGTCGATCTCAACCCGGACTTCGAGGTGCCGGTCGAGCGGCTGGCCACCTGGCTGGCGCGCCTCGACGACGAGGACGACGAGGACGACGAGGAGTAG
- a CDS encoding VCBS repeat-containing protein, with protein sequence MSEIGAWRRGARRSARTALAAALVGGSLGLTPLGLASSAGAEDKTSSAPAGSEAHALQQAKETGEQVEVLSERSETSETYALPSGNLRRVQHTVPQRVKREGAWTPIDTTLAAVKGRVAPRAAAGNVTFSAGGDDPLVVLTDQGRKLSLSWPKPLPAPVLEGSTATYREVLPGVDLAVAAGVDGFSQALIVKSAAAADNPELATIDFDLKADGLSLRKDAASGTLTAVNPAGQTVFATSTPRMWDSSGSEETATAPAARTASTRTLSAAAPSTASAAQEQPPTDLTPGTRSADVGVTVTDGQLTLTPDRELLEASGTTYPVYIDPRMTGTRQAWTIAYKPHPNNSYWNGTGWNGGTTSEARVGYESSTGGTARSFFRVDSKFLAGVKVVDAQFQITETHSWSCTPKPVELYLTGSISSSTTWNKQPSWSTRQDSRNYAHGNESYGCPDKPVDFTAKDAAVKAAASKWTNITFGLRAPQSAEDKKDAYSWKKFKPDAKLIVDFNRPPKAPWALDTIPSTRVSATECGNGSSYVTLGNTDVTLTTQVWDPDGGDVNVQFHLWATGKHDVSPGVFFDKKVKVTVSAKSSAGAPARVVVPKTLLNQHKGASNGQFSWKAQVEDVADAGFASDWTPTQGAPGCRFGFDPTAPSVMPTVRSAEDVYPENSEGALARTPGRFVLGANGVGDIAEYKWGLDRTPPSTSAKPASAGGDAEITVTPLTPGPHTLYVQAFDAGKNAGPIYPYRFYVRSPGVMDKPGDVNGDGFPDMFAVDGNDDLRLYGGTGNGAVATAVPLSSGGGWAGALMTHRGDWTEDFYEDLVARKSDGKLWLYPNNGQGEFTEDTKQEVYVFPDDESGVATDTASISQIVSVGDITPSEESYNPDFVAVIGDQLWFLPGWSGGSLESGYLIGTSGWSEMTLASPGDVDGDGFVDLVARDNSSGALWIYHGKSRGDSDGDGVPDGGTDPSSLGVGSGRTQYASGWTPAARPLVTASGDSNGDDVPDLWSTTSNSTAGLEFVPGRRTGPVGTPAVVGTTGWQAIKAIS encoded by the coding sequence ATGTCAGAGATAGGTGCGTGGAGACGGGGGGCGAGACGTTCCGCGCGCACGGCGCTCGCGGCCGCTCTCGTCGGAGGCTCGCTGGGCCTCACCCCGCTCGGCCTCGCCTCCTCGGCCGGCGCCGAGGACAAGACCTCCTCCGCTCCGGCCGGCTCCGAGGCGCACGCCCTGCAGCAGGCCAAGGAGACCGGCGAGCAGGTCGAAGTGCTCTCGGAGCGCAGCGAGACCAGCGAGACGTACGCCCTGCCCAGCGGCAACCTGCGGCGCGTCCAGCACACCGTGCCGCAGCGGGTGAAGCGCGAGGGCGCGTGGACCCCGATCGACACCACGCTTGCCGCGGTCAAGGGACGTGTCGCGCCCAGGGCCGCGGCGGGGAACGTGACCTTCTCGGCCGGCGGTGACGACCCGCTCGTGGTCCTCACCGACCAGGGCCGCAAGCTCTCCCTGAGCTGGCCGAAGCCACTGCCGGCGCCGGTTCTGGAGGGCTCCACCGCGACGTATCGCGAGGTGCTGCCCGGTGTCGACCTCGCGGTCGCCGCCGGTGTGGACGGGTTCAGCCAGGCACTGATCGTCAAGTCGGCCGCGGCGGCGGACAATCCGGAGCTGGCCACGATCGACTTCGACCTCAAGGCCGATGGCCTGTCCCTCAGGAAGGACGCCGCAAGCGGCACGCTGACGGCCGTCAACCCGGCCGGGCAGACCGTGTTCGCCACGTCGACGCCGCGGATGTGGGACTCCTCCGGCTCGGAGGAGACGGCCACGGCACCCGCGGCTCGGACCGCCTCCACGAGGACCCTCTCGGCAGCGGCGCCGTCCACCGCCTCCGCCGCACAGGAGCAGCCACCGACCGATCTGACGCCGGGCACCCGCAGTGCGGACGTCGGCGTCACCGTGACCGACGGCCAACTCACCCTGACGCCCGACCGGGAACTGCTCGAAGCTTCGGGGACGACGTACCCGGTCTACATCGACCCGCGGATGACGGGCACCCGCCAGGCCTGGACCATCGCCTACAAGCCGCACCCCAACAACAGCTACTGGAACGGAACCGGCTGGAACGGCGGCACCACCAGCGAGGCCCGTGTCGGCTACGAGAGCTCGACCGGCGGCACCGCCAGGTCGTTCTTCCGGGTCGACTCCAAATTCCTGGCCGGGGTGAAGGTCGTCGACGCGCAGTTCCAGATCACCGAGACGCACTCCTGGTCCTGCACACCGAAGCCCGTCGAGCTCTATCTGACCGGCTCCATCAGCTCATCGACCACGTGGAACAAGCAACCGTCCTGGTCCACGCGCCAGGACAGCCGCAACTACGCGCACGGCAACGAGTCCTACGGCTGCCCGGACAAGCCGGTCGACTTCACCGCCAAGGACGCGGCGGTCAAGGCCGCCGCGAGCAAGTGGACCAACATCACCTTCGGTCTCCGCGCCCCGCAGAGCGCGGAGGACAAGAAGGACGCGTACAGCTGGAAGAAGTTCAAGCCCGACGCGAAGCTGATCGTCGACTTCAACCGCCCTCCGAAGGCGCCCTGGGCGCTCGATACCATCCCGAGCACCAGGGTCAGCGCGACGGAGTGCGGAAACGGCTCCTCCTACGTGACGCTCGGCAATACGGACGTGACGCTCACGACCCAGGTCTGGGACCCGGACGGCGGTGACGTCAACGTCCAGTTCCATCTGTGGGCGACCGGCAAGCACGATGTGTCCCCCGGCGTGTTCTTCGACAAGAAGGTCAAGGTCACGGTCTCGGCCAAGAGTTCCGCGGGAGCACCCGCCCGAGTGGTCGTACCCAAGACGCTGCTGAACCAGCACAAGGGCGCGTCCAACGGCCAGTTCTCATGGAAGGCCCAGGTCGAGGACGTCGCCGACGCGGGCTTCGCCTCCGACTGGACCCCGACCCAGGGGGCTCCCGGCTGCCGCTTCGGGTTCGACCCGACGGCCCCGTCGGTGATGCCGACCGTGCGGTCCGCGGAGGACGTCTACCCGGAGAACTCCGAGGGTGCGCTCGCACGCACGCCCGGCCGGTTCGTGCTCGGCGCCAACGGCGTCGGCGACATCGCCGAGTACAAGTGGGGCCTGGACCGCACGCCTCCGAGCACCTCCGCGAAGCCCGCAAGCGCCGGCGGCGACGCCGAGATCACGGTGACGCCGCTCACCCCTGGTCCGCACACCCTGTACGTTCAGGCGTTCGACGCCGGGAAGAACGCCGGACCGATCTATCCGTACCGGTTCTACGTCAGGAGCCCCGGTGTCATGGACAAGCCGGGTGACGTCAATGGCGACGGCTTTCCCGACATGTTCGCGGTGGACGGCAACGACGACCTGCGGCTGTACGGCGGCACCGGCAACGGCGCGGTCGCGACCGCCGTCCCCCTCTCCTCCGGCGGCGGCTGGGCGGGCGCGCTGATGACCCACCGCGGTGACTGGACCGAGGACTTCTACGAGGACCTCGTCGCCCGCAAGTCCGACGGCAAGCTGTGGCTCTACCCGAACAACGGCCAGGGCGAGTTCACCGAGGACACCAAGCAGGAGGTGTACGTCTTCCCCGACGACGAGTCGGGCGTCGCCACGGACACCGCGTCGATCAGCCAGATCGTCTCGGTCGGGGACATCACCCCGAGCGAGGAGAGCTACAACCCCGACTTCGTCGCGGTCATCGGCGACCAGCTCTGGTTCCTGCCCGGCTGGTCGGGCGGGTCACTCGAATCGGGCTACCTGATCGGCACCTCCGGGTGGAGCGAGATGACGCTCGCCTCCCCCGGCGATGTGGACGGCGACGGCTTCGTCGATCTCGTCGCCCGGGACAACTCCTCCGGTGCCCTGTGGATCTACCACGGCAAGAGCAGGGGGGACTCCGACGGCGACGGCGTTCCGGACGGCGGAACCGATCCGTCCTCGCTGGGTGTCGGCTCGGGCCGCACCCAGTACGCGAGCGGCTGGACTCCGGCCGCGCGGCCCCTGGTGACGGCGAGCGGCGATTCCAACGGGGATGACGTACCCGACCTTTGGTCCACCACGTCGAACAGCACCGCCGGGCTGGAGTTCGTGCCCGGTCGCAGGACCGGGCCGGTCGGTACCCCGGCGGTCGTCGGCACCACGGGCTGGCAGGCGATCAAGGCGATCTCCTGA